Proteins encoded within one genomic window of Brienomyrus brachyistius isolate T26 chromosome 22, BBRACH_0.4, whole genome shotgun sequence:
- the dnajc7 gene encoding dnaJ homolog subfamily C member 7 encodes MPERPLSLSGVPPPPPPRSKMAADVPMDVESELMSDEEMEREAEVFKERGNSFYVKKDYSEAFNCYTKAIDLCPKNASFYGNRAATLMMLSRYREALEDSQQAVRLDDTFMKGHLREGKCHLLLGNAMAAIRSFQKVLELEPDNAQAQQEVKNAEAILEYEKLAEVGFEKRDFRMVVYCMDRALESASACHRFKVLKAECLALLGRYSEAQSVASDILRMDSTNGDALYVRGLCLYYEDCIDKAVQFFMQALRMAPDHEKARIACRNAKALKAKKEEGNRAFKEGNYEGAYDLYTEALTIDPNNIKTNAKLYCNRATVGSKLKKLEQAIEDCTKAIKLDETYIKAYLRRAQCYMDTEMFEEAVRDYEKVYQTEKTKEHKSLLKNAQLELKKSKRKDYYKVLGVDKNATDEEIKKAYRKRALMHHPDRHSSASPEVQKEEEKKFKEVGEAFSVLSDPKKKSRYDSGHDLEEDGMDMGDFDANNIFKAFFGGPGGFSFEASGPGNFFFQFG; translated from the exons ATGCCGGAGcgtcctctctctctgtcaggcgtcccccccccgccccccccccgcagcaaAATGGCCGCTGATGTACCCATGGATGTGGAGTCTGAGCTGATGAGCGACGAGGAGATGGAGAG GGAAGCAGAGGTATTCAAAGAAAGAGGGAATTCCTTTTACGTTAAAAAGGATTACTCTGAAGCATTTAACTGCTATACGAAGGCCATAG ACTTGTGCCCAAAGAATGCCAGTTTCTACGGGAACAGGGCTGCTACACTCATGATGCTGAGCCGATACAGAGAGGCGCTAGAGGACTCCCAGCAGGCCGTGCGGCTGGATGATACCTTCATGAAG GGTCACCTCCGGGAAGGGAAGTGCCATTTGTTGCTGGGCAATGCGATGGCTGCCATCCGTAGCTTTCAGAAAGTTCTTGAATTAGAACCTGACAATGCCCAAGCACAACAGGAG GTTAAGAATGCTGAAGCAATTTTGGAGTACGAGAAGCTTGCGGAAGTCGGCTTCGAAAAGCGAGACTTCAGGATG GTCGTCTACTGCATGGACCGTGCTCTGGAGTCGGCCTCAGCCTGCCATCGCTTTAAGGTCCTCAAGGCGGAGTGCCTGGCACTACTAGGGCGCTACTCAGAAGCGCAGTCTGTGGCCAG TGACATTTTGCGGATGGACTCGACGAACGGCGACGCCCTGTACGTTCGCGGCCTGTGCCTGTACTACGAAGACTGCATCGACAAGGCCGTGCAGTTCTTCATGCAGGCGCTGCGCATGGCCCCTGACCACGAGAAGGCCCGCATTGCCTGCCGA AACGCCAAAGCCCTCAAAGCCAAGAAAGAGGAAGGGAACAGAGCCTTCAAGGAGGGGAATTATGAGGGTGCCTATGACTTGTACACAGAAGCGCTCACAATAGACCCAAACAACATCAAAACCAATGCCAAGCTGTACTGCAACAGGGCAACAGTGGGTTCTAAG CTAAAAAAACTGGAGCAGGCGATTGAAGACTGCACAAAGGCCATCAAGCTGGACGAAACATACATTAAGGCCTACTTACGGAGGGCACAATG CTACAtggacacagagatgtttgaggAGGCCGTCCGAGATTACGAGAAGGTCTATCAGACGGAGAAGACGAAAG AGCATAAGAGCCTCCTGAAGAACGCACAGCTGGAGCTGAAGAAGAGCAAACGGAAAGATTACTATAAAGTGCTCGGAGTGGACAAGAACGCCACCGATGAGGAGATCAAGAAGGCGTACCGCAAGCGGGCCCTCATGCATCACCCTG ATCGCCACAGTTCAGCCAGTCCAGAGGTTcagaaagaagaagaaaagaagTTCAAGGAAGTGGGCGAGGCCTTCTCCGTGCTTTCTGACCCCAAGAAGAAATCTCGGTACGACAGCGGCCATGACCTAGAAGAGGATGGCATGGATATGGGAG ATTTTGATGCCAATAACATCTTCAAAGCGTTCTTTGGGGGCCCTGGCGGCTTCAGTTTCGAAG CATCCGGACCTGGCAATTTCTTTTTTCAATTTGGCTAA
- the odad4 gene encoding outer dynein arm-docking complex subunit 4 isoform X1 yields MSDTEKDQGPKSTFTTYMAEGDQLYHKGEYLKATESYTTALTLQPNDKNCLVARSKCYVKMGDSENALQDAEASLKDDKEFFKGLYQKAEALYALGDFEFALVFYHRGNRLRPGLQQFRLGIQKAQEAIDNSVGSPSSVKLENKGDLSVFHKPVEGKKGKLKGSILPSKKAQQLSQKDPKSGKISRQLLGELHSDKEYLEKLLKDEDLVKDRMRNGEKLQDLIVGCLTYLDTRTEFWRQQKPIYARERDRKLMRQKWTRTQVCSASNTASYVLKSLEEIDAALSSGNAKGSLKKAREVLKTVQNWSEGTVPNKVEVLGNLHSCIGNALFDMGEMKRALDSHQKDLELARDGNLTDAKSRALDNIGRVYARIGKFPQAIQVWEEKIPLAYSALERAWLFHEIGRCYLELKRYTEARDYGSRSLAAADDIGDQKWRLNASVLVAQSEGELGNYKSSVAHFEEALLQASVLQDEPARDAIQKALCKARQHVTELEMKPLT; encoded by the exons ATGTCAGATACCGAAAAAGATCAAGGACCCAAGAGCACGTTTACCACTTATATGGCCGAAGGAGACCAGCTTTATCATAAAGGCGAATACCTGAAAGCCACTGAAAGTTACACTACg GCATTGACACTGCAGCCAAATGACAAGAACTGCTTGGTGGCCCGATCTAAGTGCTACGTGAAGATGGGGGATTCTGAAAATGCGCTGCAGGATGCCGAAGCATCTCTCAAAGACGATAAAGAATTTTTTAAG GGTCTCTATCAGAAAGCAGAGGCACTGTACGCTCTGGGGGACTTTGAATTTGCTCTAGTGTTTTACCATCGCGGCAACAGGCTGCGCCCAGGGCTCCAACAGTTCCGCCTGGGGATACAGAAGGCTCAGGAGGCCATTGACAATTCAGTTGGCA GCCCTTCGTCAGTAAAACTGGAGAATAAAGGAGATCTGTCCGTCTTCCATAAACCAGTTGAG GGTAAAAAGGGGAAGCTGAAGGGATCAATCCTACCCTCAAAGAAAGCGCAACAGCTGAGCCAAAAAGACCCCAAGAGCGGGAAGATCTCCAGGCAGCTGCTGGGGGAGCTCCACAGTGAtaaggagtacctggagaagctgCTGAAAGATGAAG ATCTGGTCAAAGACAGAATGCGGAATGGAGAGAAGCTCCAGGACCTCATTGTCGGCTGTCTCACCTACCTGGACACGCGCACAGAGTTCTGGCGTCAGCAGAAACCCATATACGCCCGGGAGCGGGACCGCAAGCTCATGCGGCAGAAGTGGACCAGAACCCAGGTGTGCTCGGCTTCGAACACTGCCAGCTATGTTTTGAAGAGCCTTGAGGAGATCGATGCAG CCCTGTCATCAGGCAATGCAAAGGGCAGCCTGAAGAAGGCTCGTGAGGTCCTTAAGACAGTGCAGAACTGGTCAGAAGGGACGGTGCCCAATAAGGTGGAAGTGTTGGGTAACTTGCACAGCTGCATCGGCAATGCCTTGTTTGATATGGGTGAAATGAAGAGGGCACTGGACAGTCACCAGAAAGACCTGGAGCTGGCCAGGGACGG AAATCTTACGGACGCAAAATCAAGAGCTCTGGACAACATTGGGCGAGTCTATGCCCGGATTGGAAAGTTTCCTCAAGCCATACAGGT CTGGGAGGAGAAGATCCCTCTTGCTTATAGTGCTCTGGAGAGGGCGTGGCTCTTCCACGAGATCGGACGCTGTTACCTGGAGCTAAAACGGTACACGGAGGCCCGGGACTACGGCTCGCGCTCACTGGCTGCGGCAGACGACATCGGAGATCAGAAGTGGCGGCTGAATGCCAGTGTGCTGGTGGCGCAGTCGGAGG GGGAGCTGGGTAATTACAAGTCTAGCGTGGCCCACTTTGAGGAAGCTCTACTCCAAGCCAGCGTCTTGCAAGATGAACCAGCTAGAGACGCAATTCAGAAG GCTCTCTGTAAAGCAAGACAGCACGTAACTGAGTTGGAGATGAAGCCACTTACTTGA
- the odad4 gene encoding outer dynein arm-docking complex subunit 4 isoform X2, with the protein MRTRMMHFQALTLQPNDKNCLVARSKCYVKMGDSENALQDAEASLKDDKEFFKGLYQKAEALYALGDFEFALVFYHRGNRLRPGLQQFRLGIQKAQEAIDNSVGSPSSVKLENKGDLSVFHKPVEGKKGKLKGSILPSKKAQQLSQKDPKSGKISRQLLGELHSDKEYLEKLLKDEDLVKDRMRNGEKLQDLIVGCLTYLDTRTEFWRQQKPIYARERDRKLMRQKWTRTQVCSASNTASYVLKSLEEIDAALSSGNAKGSLKKAREVLKTVQNWSEGTVPNKVEVLGNLHSCIGNALFDMGEMKRALDSHQKDLELARDGNLTDAKSRALDNIGRVYARIGKFPQAIQVWEEKIPLAYSALERAWLFHEIGRCYLELKRYTEARDYGSRSLAAADDIGDQKWRLNASVLVAQSEGELGNYKSSVAHFEEALLQASVLQDEPARDAIQKALCKARQHVTELEMKPLT; encoded by the exons ATGA GAACACGTATGATGCATTTTCAGGCATTGACACTGCAGCCAAATGACAAGAACTGCTTGGTGGCCCGATCTAAGTGCTACGTGAAGATGGGGGATTCTGAAAATGCGCTGCAGGATGCCGAAGCATCTCTCAAAGACGATAAAGAATTTTTTAAG GGTCTCTATCAGAAAGCAGAGGCACTGTACGCTCTGGGGGACTTTGAATTTGCTCTAGTGTTTTACCATCGCGGCAACAGGCTGCGCCCAGGGCTCCAACAGTTCCGCCTGGGGATACAGAAGGCTCAGGAGGCCATTGACAATTCAGTTGGCA GCCCTTCGTCAGTAAAACTGGAGAATAAAGGAGATCTGTCCGTCTTCCATAAACCAGTTGAG GGTAAAAAGGGGAAGCTGAAGGGATCAATCCTACCCTCAAAGAAAGCGCAACAGCTGAGCCAAAAAGACCCCAAGAGCGGGAAGATCTCCAGGCAGCTGCTGGGGGAGCTCCACAGTGAtaaggagtacctggagaagctgCTGAAAGATGAAG ATCTGGTCAAAGACAGAATGCGGAATGGAGAGAAGCTCCAGGACCTCATTGTCGGCTGTCTCACCTACCTGGACACGCGCACAGAGTTCTGGCGTCAGCAGAAACCCATATACGCCCGGGAGCGGGACCGCAAGCTCATGCGGCAGAAGTGGACCAGAACCCAGGTGTGCTCGGCTTCGAACACTGCCAGCTATGTTTTGAAGAGCCTTGAGGAGATCGATGCAG CCCTGTCATCAGGCAATGCAAAGGGCAGCCTGAAGAAGGCTCGTGAGGTCCTTAAGACAGTGCAGAACTGGTCAGAAGGGACGGTGCCCAATAAGGTGGAAGTGTTGGGTAACTTGCACAGCTGCATCGGCAATGCCTTGTTTGATATGGGTGAAATGAAGAGGGCACTGGACAGTCACCAGAAAGACCTGGAGCTGGCCAGGGACGG AAATCTTACGGACGCAAAATCAAGAGCTCTGGACAACATTGGGCGAGTCTATGCCCGGATTGGAAAGTTTCCTCAAGCCATACAGGT CTGGGAGGAGAAGATCCCTCTTGCTTATAGTGCTCTGGAGAGGGCGTGGCTCTTCCACGAGATCGGACGCTGTTACCTGGAGCTAAAACGGTACACGGAGGCCCGGGACTACGGCTCGCGCTCACTGGCTGCGGCAGACGACATCGGAGATCAGAAGTGGCGGCTGAATGCCAGTGTGCTGGTGGCGCAGTCGGAGG GGGAGCTGGGTAATTACAAGTCTAGCGTGGCCCACTTTGAGGAAGCTCTACTCCAAGCCAGCGTCTTGCAAGATGAACCAGCTAGAGACGCAATTCAGAAG GCTCTCTGTAAAGCAAGACAGCACGTAACTGAGTTGGAGATGAAGCCACTTACTTGA
- the odad4 gene encoding outer dynein arm-docking complex subunit 4 isoform X3, translating to MMHFQALTLQPNDKNCLVARSKCYVKMGDSENALQDAEASLKDDKEFFKGLYQKAEALYALGDFEFALVFYHRGNRLRPGLQQFRLGIQKAQEAIDNSVGSPSSVKLENKGDLSVFHKPVEGKKGKLKGSILPSKKAQQLSQKDPKSGKISRQLLGELHSDKEYLEKLLKDEDLVKDRMRNGEKLQDLIVGCLTYLDTRTEFWRQQKPIYARERDRKLMRQKWTRTQVCSASNTASYVLKSLEEIDAALSSGNAKGSLKKAREVLKTVQNWSEGTVPNKVEVLGNLHSCIGNALFDMGEMKRALDSHQKDLELARDGNLTDAKSRALDNIGRVYARIGKFPQAIQVWEEKIPLAYSALERAWLFHEIGRCYLELKRYTEARDYGSRSLAAADDIGDQKWRLNASVLVAQSEGELGNYKSSVAHFEEALLQASVLQDEPARDAIQKALCKARQHVTELEMKPLT from the exons ATGATGCATTTTCAGGCATTGACACTGCAGCCAAATGACAAGAACTGCTTGGTGGCCCGATCTAAGTGCTACGTGAAGATGGGGGATTCTGAAAATGCGCTGCAGGATGCCGAAGCATCTCTCAAAGACGATAAAGAATTTTTTAAG GGTCTCTATCAGAAAGCAGAGGCACTGTACGCTCTGGGGGACTTTGAATTTGCTCTAGTGTTTTACCATCGCGGCAACAGGCTGCGCCCAGGGCTCCAACAGTTCCGCCTGGGGATACAGAAGGCTCAGGAGGCCATTGACAATTCAGTTGGCA GCCCTTCGTCAGTAAAACTGGAGAATAAAGGAGATCTGTCCGTCTTCCATAAACCAGTTGAG GGTAAAAAGGGGAAGCTGAAGGGATCAATCCTACCCTCAAAGAAAGCGCAACAGCTGAGCCAAAAAGACCCCAAGAGCGGGAAGATCTCCAGGCAGCTGCTGGGGGAGCTCCACAGTGAtaaggagtacctggagaagctgCTGAAAGATGAAG ATCTGGTCAAAGACAGAATGCGGAATGGAGAGAAGCTCCAGGACCTCATTGTCGGCTGTCTCACCTACCTGGACACGCGCACAGAGTTCTGGCGTCAGCAGAAACCCATATACGCCCGGGAGCGGGACCGCAAGCTCATGCGGCAGAAGTGGACCAGAACCCAGGTGTGCTCGGCTTCGAACACTGCCAGCTATGTTTTGAAGAGCCTTGAGGAGATCGATGCAG CCCTGTCATCAGGCAATGCAAAGGGCAGCCTGAAGAAGGCTCGTGAGGTCCTTAAGACAGTGCAGAACTGGTCAGAAGGGACGGTGCCCAATAAGGTGGAAGTGTTGGGTAACTTGCACAGCTGCATCGGCAATGCCTTGTTTGATATGGGTGAAATGAAGAGGGCACTGGACAGTCACCAGAAAGACCTGGAGCTGGCCAGGGACGG AAATCTTACGGACGCAAAATCAAGAGCTCTGGACAACATTGGGCGAGTCTATGCCCGGATTGGAAAGTTTCCTCAAGCCATACAGGT CTGGGAGGAGAAGATCCCTCTTGCTTATAGTGCTCTGGAGAGGGCGTGGCTCTTCCACGAGATCGGACGCTGTTACCTGGAGCTAAAACGGTACACGGAGGCCCGGGACTACGGCTCGCGCTCACTGGCTGCGGCAGACGACATCGGAGATCAGAAGTGGCGGCTGAATGCCAGTGTGCTGGTGGCGCAGTCGGAGG GGGAGCTGGGTAATTACAAGTCTAGCGTGGCCCACTTTGAGGAAGCTCTACTCCAAGCCAGCGTCTTGCAAGATGAACCAGCTAGAGACGCAATTCAGAAG GCTCTCTGTAAAGCAAGACAGCACGTAACTGAGTTGGAGATGAAGCCACTTACTTGA
- the odad4 gene encoding outer dynein arm-docking complex subunit 4 isoform X4, giving the protein MGDSENALQDAEASLKDDKEFFKGLYQKAEALYALGDFEFALVFYHRGNRLRPGLQQFRLGIQKAQEAIDNSVGSPSSVKLENKGDLSVFHKPVEGKKGKLKGSILPSKKAQQLSQKDPKSGKISRQLLGELHSDKEYLEKLLKDEDLVKDRMRNGEKLQDLIVGCLTYLDTRTEFWRQQKPIYARERDRKLMRQKWTRTQVCSASNTASYVLKSLEEIDAALSSGNAKGSLKKAREVLKTVQNWSEGTVPNKVEVLGNLHSCIGNALFDMGEMKRALDSHQKDLELARDGNLTDAKSRALDNIGRVYARIGKFPQAIQVWEEKIPLAYSALERAWLFHEIGRCYLELKRYTEARDYGSRSLAAADDIGDQKWRLNASVLVAQSEGELGNYKSSVAHFEEALLQASVLQDEPARDAIQKALCKARQHVTELEMKPLT; this is encoded by the exons ATGGGGGATTCTGAAAATGCGCTGCAGGATGCCGAAGCATCTCTCAAAGACGATAAAGAATTTTTTAAG GGTCTCTATCAGAAAGCAGAGGCACTGTACGCTCTGGGGGACTTTGAATTTGCTCTAGTGTTTTACCATCGCGGCAACAGGCTGCGCCCAGGGCTCCAACAGTTCCGCCTGGGGATACAGAAGGCTCAGGAGGCCATTGACAATTCAGTTGGCA GCCCTTCGTCAGTAAAACTGGAGAATAAAGGAGATCTGTCCGTCTTCCATAAACCAGTTGAG GGTAAAAAGGGGAAGCTGAAGGGATCAATCCTACCCTCAAAGAAAGCGCAACAGCTGAGCCAAAAAGACCCCAAGAGCGGGAAGATCTCCAGGCAGCTGCTGGGGGAGCTCCACAGTGAtaaggagtacctggagaagctgCTGAAAGATGAAG ATCTGGTCAAAGACAGAATGCGGAATGGAGAGAAGCTCCAGGACCTCATTGTCGGCTGTCTCACCTACCTGGACACGCGCACAGAGTTCTGGCGTCAGCAGAAACCCATATACGCCCGGGAGCGGGACCGCAAGCTCATGCGGCAGAAGTGGACCAGAACCCAGGTGTGCTCGGCTTCGAACACTGCCAGCTATGTTTTGAAGAGCCTTGAGGAGATCGATGCAG CCCTGTCATCAGGCAATGCAAAGGGCAGCCTGAAGAAGGCTCGTGAGGTCCTTAAGACAGTGCAGAACTGGTCAGAAGGGACGGTGCCCAATAAGGTGGAAGTGTTGGGTAACTTGCACAGCTGCATCGGCAATGCCTTGTTTGATATGGGTGAAATGAAGAGGGCACTGGACAGTCACCAGAAAGACCTGGAGCTGGCCAGGGACGG AAATCTTACGGACGCAAAATCAAGAGCTCTGGACAACATTGGGCGAGTCTATGCCCGGATTGGAAAGTTTCCTCAAGCCATACAGGT CTGGGAGGAGAAGATCCCTCTTGCTTATAGTGCTCTGGAGAGGGCGTGGCTCTTCCACGAGATCGGACGCTGTTACCTGGAGCTAAAACGGTACACGGAGGCCCGGGACTACGGCTCGCGCTCACTGGCTGCGGCAGACGACATCGGAGATCAGAAGTGGCGGCTGAATGCCAGTGTGCTGGTGGCGCAGTCGGAGG GGGAGCTGGGTAATTACAAGTCTAGCGTGGCCCACTTTGAGGAAGCTCTACTCCAAGCCAGCGTCTTGCAAGATGAACCAGCTAGAGACGCAATTCAGAAG GCTCTCTGTAAAGCAAGACAGCACGTAACTGAGTTGGAGATGAAGCCACTTACTTGA
- the LOC125717722 gene encoding 2',3'-cyclic-nucleotide 3'-phosphodiesterase yields the protein MENQDVIQDQTVNSTAEDQKQEEPQSEPVVATKQEPEQQPEPVSAESNDPEPEKTAEPVPEKKPEETTEPPPEPEKEQNAQAEGQVAKTEEPAPENAPKGEVDKILEKTVDHEQDKKVEAKIEKPEPHAQPEPNEVAGKSEAEVAKQKEAESKEQENQTGKQEEAESKEEENQDKQVSDDAQATEIAEGSLSFTFLEDEATMVLVRSSRTLFIVRGLPGSGKSKLASTINTTYQGLCTVICADNHGIKPEKSSTFAEGFKGMDAAIVECLTSEKEVVVVDDTNHTHSRVARLEELAEEHRYLAFFVEPRTPWNRNVEQLCRKTHRKLDKNQMQSMVNTMSETSLPFFFGWFLFSSYQDKLRSMASDFLKMLGNLDAFKKHIGDFSGDPEKEVDLEQYFSDKGALHCTTKFCDYGKEQGAKEYMEKQEVRESYGRASELELTALFITPRTAGAQVSLSEAQLQLWPEDSEKEDLPRGSRAHVTLGCAEGVEPVQTGLDLLEIIAQKKRGEEGEKIQELDLGALTYYGKGAWMLSLKEPIRAQSCFSSYYGPKKGDGGKESEKKKKLKCTVM from the exons ATGGAGAATCAAGACGTCATACAAGACCAGACGGTCAACTCTACTGCGGAGGACCAGAAGCAGGAAGAACCTCAGTCAGAGCCGGTCGTAGCGACCAAACAGGAGCCGGAGCAGCAGCCAGAACCTGTGTCTGCGGAGTCAAACGACCCAGAACCGGAGAAAACCGCCGAGCCGGTACCCGAGAAGAAACCAGAAGAGACCACAGAACCACCTCCGGAACCAGAGAAGGAGCAAAATGCTCAAGCAGAAGGTCAGGTGGCCAAGACTGAAGAACCAGCCCCAGAAAACGCGCCCAAAGGAGAGGTGGACAAGATCCTGGAAAAGACGGTGGACCATGAGCAGGATAAAAAGGTGGAGGCCAAGATAGAGAAGCCAGAGCCACATGCCCAACCAGAGCCAAACGAAGTGGCAGGAAAGTCGGAAGCTGAAGTGGCAAAGCAGAAGGAAGCGGAGTCAAAGGAACAGGAGAACCAGACAGGAAAGCAGGAGGAGGCGGAGTCAAAGGAAGAGGAGAATCAGGATAAGCAAGTGTCAGATGATGCGCAAGCTACGGAGATTGCCGAAGGTTCGTTGTCCTTCACCTTCCTTGAAGATGAGGCCACCATGGTTTTGGTCCGCAGCTCCCGAACCCTCTTTATTGTGAGGGGCTTACCTGGGAGTGGAAAGAGCAAACTGGCCAGTACTATTAACACCACCTACCAGGGCCTTTGCACCGTCATCTGTGCTGATAACCATGGCATCAAGCCTGAGAAGTCGTCAACCTTTGCGGAAGGGTTTAAAGGCATGGATGCAGCGATTGTGGAATGCCTGACCTCTGAGAAAGAGGTGGTGGTGGTAGATGATACGAACCACACCCACAGTCGAGTTGCCCGTCTGGAGGAGCTGGCAGAGGAGCACCGGTACTTGGCCTTCTTCGTTGAACCCCGCACTCCTTGGAACCGCAACGTGGAGCAGCTGTGCCGGAAAACCCACCGGAAACTGGACAAGAATCAGATGCAGTCCATGGTGAACACCATGTCCGAGACGTCCCTGCCCTTCTTTTTTGGCTGGTTTCTGTTCTCGAGCTACCAGGACAAGCTGAGGAGCATGGCTAGCGATTTCCTGAAGATGTTGGGCAACCTGGATGCATTCAAGAAACACATTGGCGACT TTTCGGGTGACCCCGAGAAAGAAGTGGACTTGGAGCAGTATTTCAGCGATAAGGGTGCgctgcactgcaccaccaagttCTGCGATTATGGAAAAGAGCAGGGGGCCAAAGAGTACATGGAGAAACAG GAGGTGCGTGAGTCTTATGGCCGGGCGTCGGAGCTGGAGCTCACGGCCCTGTTCATCACACCTCGCACGGCCGGAGCGCAGGTCTCCCTGTCCGAAGCGCAGCTCCAACTTTGGCCCGAAGATTCCGAAAAAGAGGACCTGCCCCGCGGAAGCCGCGCCCACGTGACGTTGGGCTGCGCTGAGGGCGTGGAGCCGGTACAGACAGGTCTGGACCTGCTGGAGATAATCGCACAAAAGAAGCGGGGCGAGGAGGGTGAGAAGATCCAGGAGCTGGACTTGGGTGCCCTCACCTACTACGGCAAAGGCGCGTGGATGCTGAGCCTCAAGGAGCCGATCCGGgcccagtcctgcttctccagcTACTACGGGCCGAAGAAGGGGGATGGCGGGAAGGAGAgtgagaagaagaagaagttGAAGTGCACCGTGATGTGA